AAATCGTACCCGGAGAGCCCCGAGAGGGCGTTTCGGAGGACGGTTTCACGGCCGATTTCGGACGCCAGTTCCATTTCGGCGCCGGCCAGCTCGATGTTCGACGGAACCAGGTGAAGGCGGTCGGAAAGCCGGACCGGATCGGGCGGCGCGCCGGTGAGGAGCGCGTAACTGGTGCTTTTCTGCTGGTGGGGTGGGACGCCGAGCGACACGGTGGCGTTGGCCTGAGGATCGAAGTCGATCAGGAGGACGCGCCGGTCCAGGCGCGCGAGGGCCGCGCTCAGGTTAACGGCGGTGGTCGTCTTGCCCACGCCCCCCTTCTGGTTCACCAGGGCGATCTTGCGCATGGACCCTCTCTCCTAACTCGACGAACCGTTCGACCAGCCACGGTCCCATGCGGGGCCCGTAGAAGCTCACGGTCCGCTCGTATCCGCCGTTCTTGTAGTCCTCTTCCGTGAGGAAATAGCCCAGGTGGTCGTTCGCCAATCCCACGATCCAGGCGCCCGGAAAGCGCCGTTTCAGCTCCAGGCCCAGTTCCACGCAGGGCTCGCCCGGAAAAAAGAACATCTTCACGCCCTGAAGCTCCAGGACGCCGAGGACGCTCTTCCTCGGGGCCAGCGGAAGGGTGGGGGACGGCAGCTCCACCCCTCTCTCCACATAGTTTATTCTAGCCTCTCCCCCGGTTTTTTCAATCTCCCCCAGAAGATCCGCCGCGCGGGCGGCCAGGGCGTCCCCGAGCGCGGCGCATTTCTCGAAATCGTCGCGACCGGACGGGGCGCGGGGGGCCAAATCCCCCGAAGCGCCGTTGGTGAAGAGAACCGGCGCGCCCACGCGCTCCTCGAGCGCCCGCTGGAAAAATCCCGGCCAGTCCGCGCTCACCAGAAAATTCCGGTCGGACAGAAGCGTAGGATGGGCCGCGTAATTGGCGACGACGGCCAGAGGCCGGGACAGGGCGTCGGTTACCAGAAGAAGCTGGAGCTCGGGATCCACGGGGCCGTCCGGGCGGCGGCGGTTGCGGTTGAAACCGGGCGCCGGGCCGCGGGCGAAGGCGATCCGCGCCGGCAGGAGCACGGAGCGCGCCTCCCGGACGGCGCGCCTGAGTTTGGCGACGAGTTCGGCGTGGAAGTCGGCGTCGAACCGCCCCATCGCCACCTGCCAGAAGCCCCGGGCCAGCGCGCCGGGCCCGGAATGGGTGTGCGACGCGGCCAGAATGAGATCCGCGCCTTCCGGGCGGATCGCGTCGCGGATGTCCAGGGTCGAGCCCACGAGGTCGGTCGTGACCAGACAGACCGCGCGTTCCGGCGTCTCCAGCCACAGCGCTTTCGCGTAGAGCGGGTCGTGGATCCCCTGGAGAGGCTTGCCCGCGCGGCGGCCGTAGCCGCCCAGGGGAACGGGCCGGTCGGGAGTGATGTCCACCACCGCCACGCCGGCCCAGAGGGAGGCGGGGGGCGCCTCGGGGGCGGAAGAGCATCCCGCCAGGACGGCGACGAGGATCGGGGCGAGCCGCAGGAGCCTCACGCGGGGGCGCCTTCGAGGTGGGCCTGGAGGAGGCGCTGCGCCTCGGC
The Planctomycetota bacterium DNA segment above includes these coding regions:
- a CDS encoding neutral/alkaline non-lysosomal ceramidase N-terminal domain-containing protein translates to MRLLRLAPILVAVLAGCSSAPEAPPASLWAGVAVVDITPDRPVPLGGYGRRAGKPLQGIHDPLYAKALWLETPERAVCLVTTDLVGSTLDIRDAIRPEGADLILAASHTHSGPGALARGFWQVAMGRFDADFHAELVAKLRRAVREARSVLLPARIAFARGPAPGFNRNRRRPDGPVDPELQLLLVTDALSRPLAVVANYAAHPTLLSDRNFLVSADWPGFFQRALEERVGAPVLFTNGASGDLAPRAPSGRDDFEKCAALGDALAARAADLLGEIEKTGGEARINYVERGVELPSPTLPLAPRKSVLGVLELQGVKMFFFPGEPCVELGLELKRRFPGAWIVGLANDHLGYFLTEEDYKNGGYERTVSFYGPRMGPWLVERFVELGERVHAQDRPGEPEGGRGQDDHRR